Genomic DNA from Pongo pygmaeus isolate AG05252 chromosome 16, NHGRI_mPonPyg2-v2.0_pri, whole genome shotgun sequence:
CATGTGGGTGTACGTTACCTTATAGTTCTGTAATGCTTAGACTCAGGAAAGCAGATGGTGCTTCTGAAAAGAACACCAGGCTGCTTATTCTTTGGGTTTGGCCACAGGAATCACCCTGAGAAAGCTGGTACGGGGCGCCACCCTGGACATCGTGGATGGCATGGCTCAGCTCATGGAAGTACTTTCCATCACTCCAACTCAGAGGTAGTGATGCCACAGTTTAGGTTACCAGTTATTGGGGTTCCTTGCCTCAGAGGGGAAAAGCTCATTTTAACAGCAAAGTTACTGACAGCTGAGAGTAATGACCAGCAGGAAGGAGCTTTTTAGGAGACAGGAACCTAGGTTATTaatatatccttactgatttctTTCCCCAGTCCTGAGAACAATGAACTTATTTCCTACAACAGTGTCTGGGTTGCGTGCCAGCAGATGCCTCACATACCAAGAGGTGAGTAAAAGTGGGCAGTGGGCCGTGTCTGCTGGCCAAAGCAAAGAGACTTCTTATATCTAGTTCCCAGCTTTGTAACATGTATGTATTTGAATTTATATAAACAGTCTagtgaaatacatatattttattaccaAAATTAACAGGTAGGTATTAATACTTTTTGTCATTCTCTAGTTATCATACTTCTAAATTCCACTCCCCCTTGCTGTGGCTCTGTCTCTTGTTGAACAAGTATGGTTTGTTTTCCTAGTCGTACCCCAAGAGTAGTATTATGGAGCACACTGAAGCAGTTATGAGGTAGAGACAGCTAGGCCAAAACAGCGGTTGTCCAAGAGGACCATGATGATAAACATCATGtgaccattttatttcttcttgtgaaTAAAATACAAGCTTTTTAAACCCCTATCTAGACACCAGGGGATGTAGTGAGAATTTTTTATTAAACCCCCACCCTTGTCAACCGTCCTTGGCACTCCCATCAATAGGAACAATGTGATTGTTCCTTGCAGTCTTAAGAAAATTGTTGGATTTCTCCTCTAATTCTAGTGCTTCTGATTTTTCACTCATAGATAACAAAGCTGCAGCTCTTTTGATGCTGACCAAGAATGTGGATTTTGTGAAGGATGCACATGAAGAAATGGAGCGGGTGAGGGGACCTCCATCATTGGAAGGCAACTCCTTGACTAGTAGATGAGAATTATAAAGAGAGATTTCCTGAGCATTGACCAGATAGGTCCCATTCTCACTACTGTCCTCTGTCTTCCATCTCCCACTGCTTGTTAGTGTTTGATTTAGTACTACTCCTCTGTGTTCCCTTACTGGACAAGGAGAGCGAGAACAGGGTTTATGAAGTGATTCAACTCTGTAGCCCTTAGTGAAGTGGCTGGCTAAGATTTTTGGACAACGAAGACATGGTggtaaaagtataataataggcccttttttttttttttttttttgcattcacaTACATCATGGTATGTCTTAGGCTGTGGAAGAATGCGACCCTTACTCTGGCCTCTTGAATGATACTGAGGAGAACAACTCTGACAACCACAATGATGAGGATGATGTGTTGGGATTTCCAAGCAATCAGGACTTGTATTGGTCAGAGGACGATCAAGAGCTCATAATCCCATGCCTTGCGCTAGTGAGAGCATCCAAAGCCTGCCTGAAGAAAATTCGGATCTTAGTGGCAGAGAATGGGAAGAAGGATCAGGTGGCACAGCTGGACGACATTGTGGATATTTCTGATGAAATCAGCCCTAGGTAAGCGGGATCCCCACTTGAAACATTGAGCAGCAGCGTTCTGATATCAATTTGTGTTGTTACCTCAAGGTTTTCccagtttttttatattttgaaatttttcaaacctataggaaagtttaaaaagtacCTTCAGTGAACACCCCTACATCCTTCTATTAGATTCGCCTattgttcacattttttcctATATTGGTTTATTTCTCAAGAGATAGCTGTTTCATATTTATTCCAGAACGTTTTGAGAGTAAATTGCAGACAGCAATGACATTTcacccctaaatacttcagtatgTATCTCCTGAAGTACTCTTATTCCTACTCTTATTATCACATCCAAGAAATTTGACATTGAATATAATAGTATTATCTAATATTCAGATTTCCCCAGTTGTCTCTATctaaaatgtcatataaattCAGGGCTCTGTCAAGGTCTCACATTGCATTTAATTGTCATCTCTTTAGTCTCTTGAAATCTAGAACAGTTCCTATCCTTTGTAGTCTTttttaatcaacattttaaaaagaaaccaggTCAGTTGTCTCGTAAAATATCCAACAACCTGGATTCATGGGATTGTTAGTTCTCATTTTTGCAAGAATATCATATAATTAAGTGTTTTGTACATCTCATCATATTAGGGAGGCATGTGATGTTGGTTTGCCTCATTATTGGTGGTACTAAATTTGATCACTTAAAGTGGTGCTCATTTTAGTAAAGGTATATTTTACTCTAATTTTAGCTTCACTGATGAAGCCTGCCTGCCTATATTAGTTATTAAACTGATGGTTTCACATCCTCACATTTTTGACTGAATTGATCATGCACCCTACTATGAACCAAGCAAATTTTTCCCCCCAGCTTCCTAGTGAGATGGGGTATGGGTGTTTCAATAAAGACTGGTTGAACTCATTCTGTATTGGTTGCCCAGTTGcccaattttaaaaactgacaggCATTTCTGGGACAGTTTCTCACTGTTGACATCCATAATTGTGTGCTAGAAACAACCTGGCTgcgtttctttttttgttaatgaTTACTTTTGTTTTCTGCTCTTAGTGTGGATGATTTGGCTCTGAGCATATATCCACCTATGTGTCACCTGACCGTGCGAATCAATGTAAGTACTGGCTTTGAGGGAATAGCTACAGACCTAATGGGCAGAATTTCACTAATCACTAGTATTTCCTCTAAGGTATAGGGTACATATTTATTTGTCACATTTGGATGGAAATACAACAGTAATGTCACAGTTCTTGCATGCGTCTGGGGTTGATAAATATTCACTGAAGTTGAATTATAATAGCCATGAGCTTTGGTAGTTCTCTCTTCCATAATCACCTGGGTAATCATTTAGAAAAGCCCAAAGGCCTTAGAAAATGATGctttaaggctgggcgcagtagctcacacctgtaatcccagcactccaggaggctgagacaggtggatcagctgagatcaggagttgagaccagcctggccaacatggctaaaccttgtctctactaagaatataaaaattagccaggcatcatgcgcctataatcccagctactcggaaggctgaggcaggagaatcgcttgaacctgggaagtggaggttgcagtgagccgagctcgcaccactgcactccagcctgggcgacagagcaagactctgactcaaaaaaaaaaaaaaaaaaaaaaaaaaaatgcttctttgaaaagaaagtctTAATTACACAGTAATTTAGGAACTTCTCAACTTGAAGTCACAAGTTTCTAATTTCTAGACTAGGCAGCAATTAGATTGAACTTCAGCTGTTCATGAAGTAGCTGGCTGAGGTCACACGTTTCTGATTTCTAGTCAAGGCAGAAATAAGTGTTCCAGAAACATACTCTGTTCTAATACAAACACATTGTGTGATTTAACTATGGAGAGTCAACTTTCTTataaaaatctgattttattGTATTCTTTGAAGTTCTGTGCCCTTTACTAGAGAGAGTTCTGTTCTCTCTAATGTTACTGGAAAGAGCAGTAAAACTGCCAAATGGCTTATATTTTACAATTGAATGTATCAATTCTAGTAATATTTGATAAATTGGATAATGGAAATTAGATTCATCAGATGTGTCTTCATGATGTACAAACACCTTGAAGTAGAATAGGATCTTTTTGGGCATTAACATTTTTTTggcattaacttttaaaaaattgacttcctaagaaataaacatttttagcaATATGCCTAGTCAGCTATCCCAAACATAGTATCTGCtttagcaatttaaaaatgtgtactgCATATGCATCTTATATGTATTGATATTTTGTATTAAATGTCCCCATCTTATCCTTAGATTGGtgttcttaaaattcttaatgcgctttttttttttttttttaaaaaggaacctTAGTCATTTCTGCTTTATATTTTGAGCTATCAGCATTTGGGACCAATTCAGgttacattttcctttccttttttaaattgaaaatattttagatctaaaaaatcttattaaaatgttATAGCAACAGTATTAACAAGATCTTGCTAAATAGAAAAGAACCCGTAATCCTGCCACCCTAACCTAATCAGCATTTTTAGTTTTGCATACTTCCTTCAGGtcctttttctaaataatttttttattacttgggtctttaaaaatatttgaactcACCTTTTTATGGTAGGGCTCACGGTGAATAacttctgtgtttcttttctaGTCTGCGAAACTTGTATCTGTTTTAAAGAAGGCACTTGAAATTACAAAGTAAGTATGAAGACTTCTCAGATAGCTTTTTGAGAGTAAAACGGAACTGCTTTCCAGACGTTCTCAACTCCCTAGCCCCCATTTCAAGGAGTGGGAAAGGGTGGGTGTGGGATTTTCTTTCAACTTCAGTTGTGGGGCAGCTGAGATTCTGCAAAGAAGctcccctttaaaaaaattttagttttccCTGTGCTTCCTCCTGAGGATAGGTTTTCCCTTGACACCCTAATAAGTTTAACTTATTTCTTTCCTATTCTATTCACAGAGCAAGTCATGTGACCCCTCAGCCAGAAGATAGTTGGATCCCTTTACTTATTAATGCCATTGATCATTGCATGAACAGAATCAAGGAGCTCACTCAGAGTGAACTTGAATTATGACTTTTCAGGCTCATTTGCACTCTCTTCCCCCTCACCATCATGGTCAGGCTCTGATATCTGCTTTTAAAATGGAGCTAGAATGCTTGCTGGATTGAAAGGGAGTGACTATTTATATTTAGCAAGAGACACTATTACCAAAGATTGTTGGTTAGGCCAGATTGGCACCTATTTATAAACCATATGCgtataatatatttttctgtgctatatatgaaaaataattgcaTGATTTCTCATTTCTGAGTCATTTCTCAGAGATTCCTAGGAAAGCTGCCTTATTCTCTTTTTGCAGTAAAGTATGTTGTTTTCATTGTAAAGATGTTGATGGTCTCAATAAAATGCTAACTTGCCAGTGATTAAATGAGTGCCCTTCCAAAGTTTCTTTTTACCAGAAATACAGTGGACTGAGACTAGAACATTGCTTTCATTTGGGTTTGTAGGTTTAAAAATCTGATTCTAATCAGAAGTATATTTAGAACAAaacactttatttataaaagatgACTCCAAAATTCATCTTAGTATTTCACcatgttatatattattatcAGGAAGTCCTTCTGAATATCATAGATTACTCCATGTCTCTAAAATATATTGGCATTGAGCTCATTTGTTAGGTTTGCCCACCTTATTGaacagatttattttccttatacatACTTGTGTTGTCTTCAGTTACGTGTGTCCCCAAATGTAAATACcaaatttttataaatcaaaaatTTTTTAGTGTGTAAgagattttatgtaattttaaggGCCTTTTCAGTTCATCCTTTTGCAAAACCATCACCACTTAATTATACTTTTGCATCAGTCTAGAAGACTGCATATTGGAAAGCAGTGTAAACCTATAATGATGTATATTCTGGTGAGCTGAATAGGGCATTATGCATGTCCTACAGGTCTCTGCCACCTCTCATGCCCATCATCTTCCTTCTGTAGGTGTAATTCATCACATATGCCTTTCTGCTCTCTTTAGGTATAATCAGCAACAGCAGTCATTCTTTGAGTGACTAATGTATACTTGGGGTTGAAATTCCTTAAGCCAAATGAGTTTTAATTTGCTGTTTTGAAGTGCCATTTTGTATTGTTAACAAGTGTCATAAAGGGAAGGAACTAAAATCAAACTGATAGAGTGCCAAGGCAACAAAATAACgtaaacaaaataataactttGTAC
This window encodes:
- the CCNDBP1 gene encoding cyclin-D1-binding protein 1 isoform X2, whose product is MASATAPAAAVPTLASPLGQLRHLAEELRLLLPRVRVGEAQETTEEFNREMFWRRLNEAAVTVSREATTLTTVFSQLPLPSAQETQKFCEQVHAAIKAFIAVYYLLPKDQGITLRKLVRGATLDIVDGMAQLMEVLSITPTQSPENNELISYNSVWVACQQMPHIPRDNKAAALLMLTKNVDFVKDAHEEMERAVEECDPYSGLLNDTEENNSDNHNDEDDVLGFPSNQDLYWSEDDQELIIPCLALVRASKACLKKIRILVAENGKKDQVAQLDDIVDISDEISPSVDDLALSIYPPMCHLTVRINSAKLVSVLKKALEITKASHVTPQPEDSWIPLLINAIDHCMNRIKELTQSELEL
- the CCNDBP1 gene encoding cyclin-D1-binding protein 1 isoform X1 codes for the protein MGGAGPLGTGPGVVAGGGRTGPLGRGWTACCRKRALDAVARKWSGCRSAAPTVARRPVFAASGKRLKWRAQLHLQPQSPPWLRLWGSSGTWRRSCGCSCLECGSAKPRRPPRSLIERCSGEDSETQKFCEQVHAAIKAFIAVYYLLPKDQGITLRKLVRGATLDIVDGMAQLMEVLSITPTQSPENNELISYNSVWVACQQMPHIPRDNKAAALLMLTKNVDFVKDAHEEMERAVEECDPYSGLLNDTEENNSDNHNDEDDVLGFPSNQDLYWSEDDQELIIPCLALVRASKACLKKIRILVAENGKKDQVAQLDDIVDISDEISPSVDDLALSIYPPMCHLTVRINSAKLVSVLKKALEITKASHVTPQPEDSWIPLLINAIDHCMNRIKELTQSELEL